One part of the Treponema sp. OMZ 787 genome encodes these proteins:
- a CDS encoding YibE/F family protein — MKRIFTFIVILILCFNLSAEDTGQASSGSLSKDRSNGLDNKYQGLSQYYDAQINAPKSEAVKARVIEIVYDDTRESRPDIPIESDFRYQHLKVKILTGKHRGEVYTIRNTIELAIPYKLIFKVNEKLILQLDEDETGKVNNLRIYERARDYKVYALILIFASVLIFVGKKNGVKALISLGLTVGLIFGLFLPLIIRGYNPMLWAVIICSSASVITLFIISGKNKKTYTAILGTIGGVIIAGLFAFAAGKILRLSGLGNEDAQMLAFVPQYRKIDYQGLLFAGIMIGSLGAVMDVAMSVSSAMWEIISVSPKISNKQLVKSGMNIGRDIIGSMSNTLILAYVSTSIPVLLLFIIFSNGFTEIINLELLSAEILRAVSGSIGLICTIPITVNLVNIFRKN, encoded by the coding sequence ATGAAACGTATTTTCACTTTTATTGTAATCCTTATTCTATGTTTTAATCTATCTGCGGAAGATACAGGGCAAGCGTCTTCCGGATCCCTGTCTAAAGACCGGTCTAACGGCCTGGACAATAAATATCAGGGCTTAAGCCAATACTATGATGCTCAGATAAACGCTCCCAAAAGCGAGGCTGTTAAGGCCAGGGTTATCGAAATCGTTTATGACGACACAAGGGAGAGCCGCCCCGATATTCCTATAGAATCGGATTTCCGTTACCAGCACTTAAAGGTCAAAATTTTAACGGGGAAGCACAGGGGAGAGGTTTACACAATCCGGAACACGATAGAGCTTGCAATTCCTTATAAGCTGATTTTTAAGGTAAACGAAAAACTCATCTTACAGCTCGATGAAGACGAAACAGGCAAGGTAAATAATTTGCGCATTTACGAGAGGGCAAGGGATTATAAGGTCTATGCTCTTATTCTTATCTTTGCTTCGGTTTTAATCTTTGTCGGCAAAAAAAACGGAGTAAAGGCCCTTATCTCTCTTGGGCTTACCGTGGGCCTCATATTCGGCCTCTTCCTTCCTCTTATCATTCGAGGCTATAATCCTATGCTTTGGGCTGTTATAATTTGCAGCTCTGCTTCAGTAATTACTCTTTTTATAATTTCGGGGAAGAATAAAAAGACTTACACGGCTATTTTAGGAACCATAGGCGGCGTTATTATTGCAGGCCTTTTTGCCTTTGCTGCAGGAAAAATTTTAAGGCTTTCGGGCCTTGGAAACGAGGATGCCCAAATGCTGGCCTTTGTGCCTCAATACCGTAAGATAGATTATCAGGGCCTTTTATTTGCAGGAATTATGATAGGTTCCCTCGGGGCTGTCATGGATGTCGCCATGTCCGTTTCTTCTGCAATGTGGGAAATAATTTCTGTAAGTCCTAAGATTTCGAATAAGCAGCTTGTAAAATCCGGAATGAATATAGGCCGGGATATAATAGGTTCTATGTCAAACACTCTTATTTTGGCCTATGTGAGTACATCAATCCCCGTGCTCTTACTCTTTATAATTTTTTCCAACGGCTTTACGGAAATTATAAACTTGGAGCTTTTATCTGCCGAGATATTGCGGGCCGTTTCGGGGAGTATAGGTTTAATTTGCACGATTCCTATAACCGTCAACCTCGTAAATATTTTTAGGAAGAATTAA